The following are encoded in a window of Geobacter metallireducens GS-15 genomic DNA:
- the narH gene encoding nitrate reductase subunit beta, translated as MKVRAQVSMVFNLDKCIGCHTCSIACKNIWSDRRGAEYMWWNNVETKPGTGYPTLWEDQEKYRGGWERTDREPRLRLHSRGGGLAKLFFNPRLPTIDDYYEPWSYRYGDLLSAPAGDDQPVARPVSLVTGDPINIEAGPNWDDDLGGSPVYGAHDPNLAAVSEAERRQLFLLERMVLFYLPRICNHCANPGCVAACPSGAIYKRGEDGIVLVSQEKCRGWRMCVSGCPYKKVYYNWGSGKSEKCILCYPRQETGQAPACFHSCVGRLRYLGVLLYDAERIERSASRPDHDLVQAQREMILDPSDPEVVNKAAEEGIHPAVLAAARNSPVYRFVKEWRLALPLHPEFGTVPMLYYVPPLLPLAADRENGCYDLGGEFFTSLEQGRLPLRYLASLFSAGNEEIIRAVYRKLTAVRVHRRAATTGDVPAGELERFLAEAGTTPEEAEAIYHMTSLAGFDERHAVPPFMREMAMEMSVDPADRKGEAGTGFLRPPKRGW; from the coding sequence ATGAAAGTCCGTGCCCAGGTTTCCATGGTGTTCAACCTGGACAAGTGTATCGGCTGCCACACGTGCAGCATCGCCTGCAAGAACATCTGGAGCGACCGCCGGGGCGCCGAGTACATGTGGTGGAACAACGTGGAGACGAAGCCGGGGACCGGCTATCCGACCCTCTGGGAGGACCAGGAGAAGTACCGGGGAGGGTGGGAGCGAACCGACAGGGAACCGCGCCTCCGGCTCCACTCCCGGGGTGGCGGATTGGCGAAGCTATTCTTCAATCCCCGTCTCCCGACCATTGACGACTATTACGAGCCGTGGAGCTACCGGTACGGCGATCTCCTCAGCGCCCCGGCCGGGGATGACCAGCCGGTGGCACGCCCGGTCTCCCTGGTGACCGGAGACCCCATCAACATCGAGGCCGGGCCCAACTGGGACGACGATCTCGGGGGCTCTCCCGTCTATGGGGCTCATGACCCGAACCTTGCTGCCGTGAGCGAGGCGGAACGGCGTCAACTCTTCCTCCTGGAGCGGATGGTCCTCTTCTATCTTCCCCGGATCTGCAACCACTGCGCGAATCCCGGGTGCGTGGCCGCCTGTCCTTCCGGGGCCATCTACAAGCGGGGCGAAGACGGCATTGTCCTGGTGAGTCAGGAGAAGTGCCGGGGCTGGCGCATGTGCGTTTCGGGATGTCCCTACAAGAAGGTCTATTACAATTGGGGTAGCGGTAAGTCGGAAAAATGCATCCTCTGCTATCCCCGCCAGGAGACCGGCCAGGCCCCGGCCTGTTTCCATTCCTGCGTCGGGCGGCTCCGCTACCTGGGAGTGCTCCTCTACGATGCGGAGCGAATCGAACGGAGTGCTTCGCGCCCCGACCACGACCTGGTGCAGGCGCAACGGGAGATGATTCTCGACCCCTCCGATCCCGAGGTTGTCAATAAGGCGGCGGAAGAGGGGATTCACCCAGCGGTCCTGGCCGCTGCCCGTAATTCGCCGGTCTATCGATTCGTCAAGGAGTGGCGGCTGGCACTGCCGCTTCATCCCGAATTCGGCACCGTCCCGATGCTCTATTACGTCCCTCCGCTCCTGCCGCTTGCCGCCGATCGGGAAAATGGCTGCTATGACCTCGGGGGGGAGTTCTTCACCTCCCTAGAGCAGGGGCGCTTGCCGCTTCGCTATCTCGCATCCCTCTTCTCGGCAGGCAATGAAGAAATCATCCGCGCGGTCTACCGGAAACTCACGGCGGTCCGTGTTCACCGTCGAGCGGCCACCACGGGAGATGTGCCGGCCGGCGAGTTGGAACGGTTCCTCGCGGAAGCGGGCACCACCCCGGAGGAAGCCGAGGCGATCTACCATATGACGTCACTTGCCGGGTTTGATGAGCGGCACGCCGTTCCCCCCTTCATGCGGGAGATGGCGATGGAAATGTCGGTCGATCCGGCTGACCGGAAAGGGGAGGCGGGAACGGGATTCCTTCGGCCTCCGAAAAGGGGATGGTGA
- a CDS encoding DUF1573 domain-containing protein has protein sequence MIRHPLHTLAVVAFLILTLSLPAFAAPVLEVDRPVFDFGSISQGKKLEHVFKLMNKGDSPLTINRTKTSCGCTVANVSTKTIAPGKSADLKISFDSANFGGKVTKTITVESNDPASPTTTLTIKGNINEELVVTPHQINLGQTKAGSSKEASVALENHGERTVKILSVTTPMPQVKATIKKHALKPGERTQLSVTVSPRPEDRFLSGFIIIATDIPGKPEITLPLYGSVAK, from the coding sequence ATGATCCGCCACCCCCTTCACACCCTTGCAGTTGTTGCATTCCTGATCCTGACATTGTCTCTTCCGGCATTTGCCGCCCCGGTTCTGGAAGTAGACAGGCCGGTTTTCGATTTCGGCTCCATATCCCAGGGCAAAAAGCTCGAGCACGTCTTCAAGCTCATGAACAAGGGAGATTCCCCCCTCACCATCAACAGAACGAAGACGTCATGTGGCTGTACTGTTGCAAATGTTTCAACAAAGACCATTGCCCCGGGGAAAAGCGCGGATCTGAAAATATCCTTTGACTCGGCAAATTTCGGCGGCAAGGTAACCAAGACGATTACCGTTGAAAGCAATGACCCTGCTTCGCCCACCACAACCCTTACCATCAAGGGAAACATCAACGAAGAACTGGTGGTGACCCCACACCAGATAAATCTTGGACAGACCAAGGCGGGAAGCAGCAAGGAAGCCTCCGTTGCCCTGGAAAATCATGGCGAAAGGACCGTCAAGATACTCTCGGTCACCACTCCCATGCCCCAGGTAAAGGCAACCATTAAGAAACACGCCCTTAAGCCGGGAGAAAGGACCCAGCTGTCAGTGACTGTCTCGCCCCGCCCCGAAGACCGCTTCCTGAGCGGGTTCATCATCATTGCCACTGACATCCCGGGCAAACCGGAAATAACGCTTCCCCTCTACGGGTCGGTTGCCAAGTAG
- the narI gene encoding respiratory nitrate reductase subunit gamma gives MPVDSGLSDHICAILRFLARPAGTAPNSGDPMTDYLFFGVFPYVALVVAVGGGVYRYAKERFSFSSLSSQFLENRALFWGSVAWHYGIVLVLLAHLAALLLPASWGRLLGDPLRLAVLEVTGLALGLFTLAGIVVLLFRRIASPKAWAVVTVMDLFLLAVLVLQVGTGLYNAFVYRWGSLWYLSLAVPWLHSLACLNPDIKYIVPLPLPVKVHLFNAFVIFVLFPVTRLVHIVSIPVSYLWRPWQIAVWNKPPRWMIPRK, from the coding sequence ATGCCGGTCGATTCCGGACTGTCGGACCATATCTGCGCCATCCTCCGGTTTCTTGCCCGTCCGGCCGGAACAGCCCCGAACAGCGGTGACCCTATGACTGACTATCTCTTTTTCGGTGTTTTCCCCTACGTTGCCCTCGTTGTCGCAGTGGGCGGCGGGGTGTATCGGTATGCGAAGGAACGGTTTTCCTTTTCAAGCCTCTCTTCCCAGTTTCTGGAGAACCGGGCCCTTTTCTGGGGGAGTGTTGCCTGGCATTACGGCATTGTCCTGGTTCTCCTCGCCCATCTCGCGGCACTGCTCCTCCCCGCATCCTGGGGGCGCCTCCTGGGCGACCCGCTCCGTCTCGCCGTCCTTGAAGTGACCGGCCTTGCCCTCGGGCTGTTCACCCTTGCCGGCATCGTGGTCCTTCTGTTCAGGCGGATCGCCAGTCCGAAGGCGTGGGCGGTTGTCACGGTCATGGACTTGTTCCTGTTGGCCGTCCTTGTTCTTCAAGTGGGTACCGGACTTTACAATGCTTTCGTGTATCGCTGGGGTTCCCTCTGGTATCTTTCCCTGGCCGTCCCCTGGCTCCACTCCCTGGCATGCCTGAACCCGGATATCAAATACATTGTTCCACTCCCGTTGCCGGTTAAAGTGCACCTGTTCAACGCCTTTGTCATCTTTGTTCTCTTTCCGGTCACCCGGCTGGTGCACATCGTGTCGATACCCGTTTCCTATCTCTGGCGCCCCTGGCAGATAGCTGTCTGGAATAAGCCTCCGCGTTGGATGATCCCAAGGAAGTGA
- a CDS encoding response regulator — protein sequence MKILIIEDEKRMAGILKKGLEENAFIVDLAGDGEEGLYMAENYPYDAVLLDIMLPVMDGLSILSALRSKRSEVPVLLITARGEIESRIKGLNFGADDYIVKPFDFHELLARLKSVIRRSKGRPSPLVAIDDLSLDTNSRSVCRGGREIRLSATEYNLLEYLALNSGRVISRTELTEHIYDTDFDRDSNVIDVYVNHLRNKLDKGFDRQLIHTVRGAGYILKGDA from the coding sequence ATGAAAATCCTCATTATCGAAGACGAAAAGAGAATGGCCGGGATTCTGAAAAAGGGGCTCGAGGAAAACGCCTTCATCGTCGACCTGGCCGGCGACGGTGAAGAAGGGTTGTACATGGCCGAGAACTATCCCTACGACGCGGTACTGCTCGACATCATGCTCCCGGTCATGGACGGCCTCTCGATCCTGAGCGCGTTGCGGTCGAAGAGAAGCGAGGTACCGGTCCTCCTGATCACCGCCCGGGGGGAGATCGAGAGCAGAATAAAGGGGCTCAATTTCGGAGCGGATGACTATATCGTGAAGCCCTTTGACTTTCATGAACTCCTGGCGCGGCTGAAATCGGTGATCCGGAGGAGCAAGGGGAGACCTTCACCCCTTGTTGCAATCGACGACCTATCACTGGACACGAACTCCCGGAGCGTATGCCGCGGCGGGAGAGAGATCCGCCTGTCCGCTACCGAATACAATCTCCTTGAATACCTGGCGCTGAACAGCGGCAGGGTAATCAGCAGGACTGAACTTACGGAGCATATCTACGACACGGACTTCGACCGCGACAGCAACGTCATCGACGTCTATGTGAACCACCTGCGAAACAAGCTGGATAAGGGCTTTGACCGACAGCTCATCCACACGGTGCGGGGCGCGGGCTACATCCTGAAAGGCGATGCATGA
- a CDS encoding MBL fold metallo-hydrolase, whose protein sequence is MKKLLLSLTLTVLLGLLGRPAIAANYEIKLVDEGVFAAIALPEGKAASNALIIITPHQVILAGAHFVPEGIKELIADIAEITPLPLRSVILTHHHKGFNYVDFDFPANVEIITSWQTWQALKAETRPLRNPVTFFEKGLTLLRSNTTIVLSSADFGHTEGDVFLFLPNEGILFASDLFYNDVVGYMGEGHMRDWVITLETLEAVGAQYVVPGLGQVTDRSGLRRFRLFFKDFLTEVLRHMEAGKTLAETKKLFRLPAHEGMPGYKAFLDVNLDRAYQDLRDQ, encoded by the coding sequence ATGAAAAAGCTTCTTCTCTCTCTGACCCTTACGGTGCTCCTGGGTTTACTCGGTCGGCCCGCAATAGCCGCAAACTATGAGATAAAGCTGGTCGACGAGGGGGTGTTCGCCGCCATTGCCCTTCCTGAGGGAAAGGCGGCCAGCAATGCCCTCATCATCATCACCCCCCATCAGGTTATCCTTGCCGGCGCCCACTTTGTTCCCGAAGGGATAAAGGAACTCATTGCCGATATCGCCGAGATTACCCCGCTCCCGTTGCGCTCGGTCATCCTCACCCATCACCATAAGGGGTTCAACTACGTTGATTTCGATTTCCCCGCCAATGTCGAAATTATCACGTCATGGCAGACATGGCAGGCGCTGAAGGCTGAAACCCGGCCGCTGCGCAACCCCGTTACCTTTTTCGAGAAGGGGCTGACCCTTCTCAGGAGCAACACCACCATTGTCCTCAGTAGTGCCGACTTCGGTCACACCGAGGGGGACGTGTTTCTCTTTCTCCCCAACGAAGGGATTCTCTTTGCCTCGGATCTCTTTTACAACGACGTGGTGGGCTATATGGGCGAAGGACATATGCGGGACTGGGTGATCACCCTGGAGACCTTGGAGGCCGTGGGGGCGCAATACGTGGTCCCGGGGCTCGGCCAGGTGACAGACCGGTCAGGCCTCAGACGCTTCCGGCTCTTCTTCAAGGATTTCCTGACAGAGGTCCTGCGCCATATGGAGGCAGGCAAGACCCTGGCCGAGACGAAGAAGCTCTTCAGGCTTCCCGCCCATGAAGGGATGCCGGGGTATAAGGCCTTCCTGGATGTGAATCTTGATAGGGCCTACCAGGACCTGCGGGACCAGTGA
- a CDS encoding nitrate reductase subunit alpha: MRWIKELTDPKARRWEEFYRNRWQHDRVVRSTHGVNCTGGCSWLVYVKEGIVAWEMQATDYPRLEAGLPPYEPRGCQRGISFSWYLYSPLRIKHPTIRGSLLDLWRAAKEEHSDPLAAWGSIVEDSEKRRSYQQARGKGGFRRTSWDEALEITAASTLYTIKRYGPDRIVGFSPIPAMSMCSYAAGTRLLSLLGGVVLSFYDWYADLPPASPETWGEKTDVAESADWYNSKYIVVMGTNLSMTRTPDVHFVAEARTNGAKLVVLSPDFSQVSKYADWWLPVTAGHDGAFWMAVNHVILREFYVERHVPYFADYLARYSDAPFLVTLDRGDGERYVPGRLLRAESLPRYRREENGEWKFLVFDRLSGEPRMPGGSIGFRWQREAGRWNLEMKDGLDGAEIEPLLSLLDGRDDVLPVSITDYAGGTSVARGVPVRYLETATGRTPVTTVFDLLMANFGVGRGLSGDYPEDYNAAAPGTPAWQEEYTGVGRETLIRFAREWAGTAERTRGKCTIIVGSGANHWYHSNLTYRTGITALILCGCVGVNGGGLNHYTGQEKVAPEASWSLLAFAKDWTKGGRFQNTPSFHYVHSDQWRYDGGAADPRPDPKGGPAGRHPMDLQVDAVRMGWLPFYPQFDRNPLELVKEAEAAGAKGDEEIIRWVVEELEKKRLRFAVEEPDAPENWPRLWLIWRGNALLSSAKGHEYFLRHYLGTHDSSIADECAAEQVENAAWQDAAPRGKLDLVVDINFRMDTSALYSDIVLPTATWYEKDDLNTTDLHSFIHPLSAAVPPCWESRSDWEIFKALAEKISALARIHFPEPVRDIVAAPLLHDTPGEIAQSEVRGWHRGECEAVPGTTMPRLAVVERDFVHLLDRFVSLGEEVKREGIEERGLRWPVADLYDELLESAPVREWGGKRFPSLAEAVDAANAILHFAPETNGEVAWRAFRSLEEKTGLTLADLASDYRGTRYRFSDLVSQPRRILTSPCWSGVTNNGRPYAPYCLNVERLVPWRTLTGRQHFYLDHGWYRAFGEHLPTFKTRIDTEESGHLAKSRPVGKALMLNCLTPHGKWHMHTTYYDNHRMLTLSRGIEPFWLNDRDAEEIGVKDNEWVEVYNDNGVVVTRAVVSARIPRGVGIYYHAPERTISVPLSPLRGNRRAGGHNSLTRARLKPVLMAGGYGQLSYAFNAWGPPGSDRDTYVYVHKLEGALRY, from the coding sequence ATGCGATGGATCAAGGAGTTGACGGATCCGAAGGCGCGGCGATGGGAGGAATTCTACCGTAACCGCTGGCAGCACGACCGGGTCGTGCGGAGCACCCATGGCGTCAACTGTACCGGGGGGTGTTCGTGGCTGGTCTACGTGAAGGAAGGGATCGTCGCCTGGGAGATGCAGGCCACGGACTATCCGCGTCTCGAAGCGGGGCTTCCCCCCTATGAACCCCGCGGCTGCCAGCGGGGGATCTCCTTTTCCTGGTACCTCTACAGTCCCCTCCGGATCAAGCATCCGACGATCCGGGGAAGCCTCCTCGACCTCTGGCGCGCGGCAAAGGAGGAGCACAGCGACCCGCTGGCCGCCTGGGGCTCCATTGTGGAGGACAGCGAGAAACGGCGCAGTTACCAGCAGGCCCGGGGGAAGGGAGGGTTTCGCCGGACTTCCTGGGACGAGGCCCTGGAGATCACGGCCGCGTCCACGCTCTATACGATCAAGCGGTATGGCCCGGACAGGATCGTGGGGTTTTCCCCCATCCCGGCCATGTCCATGTGCAGCTACGCCGCCGGAACCAGGCTCCTTTCGCTCCTGGGAGGGGTGGTGCTGAGTTTTTACGACTGGTACGCCGATTTGCCTCCCGCCTCCCCCGAGACCTGGGGGGAGAAGACCGACGTGGCGGAGAGCGCCGACTGGTACAACAGCAAGTATATTGTGGTCATGGGGACAAACCTCTCCATGACGCGCACCCCGGACGTCCATTTCGTCGCGGAGGCCCGCACCAACGGCGCCAAGCTGGTGGTGCTCTCGCCCGATTTCAGCCAGGTATCGAAATACGCCGACTGGTGGCTTCCCGTCACCGCCGGCCACGACGGGGCCTTCTGGATGGCGGTCAACCATGTCATTCTCAGGGAATTTTATGTCGAGCGCCACGTCCCGTACTTTGCCGACTACCTCGCGCGCTATTCGGACGCTCCGTTCCTGGTGACGCTCGACCGGGGGGATGGAGAACGGTATGTGCCGGGGCGGCTTCTGCGGGCGGAATCCCTGCCCCGTTACCGGAGGGAGGAAAACGGCGAGTGGAAGTTCCTCGTTTTCGACCGGCTGAGCGGGGAGCCGAGGATGCCCGGGGGGAGCATCGGGTTCCGCTGGCAGAGGGAAGCGGGGAGGTGGAACCTGGAGATGAAGGATGGCCTCGACGGTGCGGAGATCGAGCCCCTTCTCTCCCTTCTCGACGGGCGGGACGACGTTCTGCCGGTCAGCATCACCGATTACGCCGGCGGGACCAGCGTCGCGCGGGGCGTTCCGGTCAGGTATCTGGAGACCGCCACCGGGAGAACTCCCGTCACAACGGTCTTCGACCTCCTCATGGCAAACTTCGGCGTCGGGCGGGGCCTGTCCGGAGACTATCCGGAGGATTACAATGCCGCCGCGCCAGGAACCCCCGCCTGGCAGGAGGAGTACACCGGGGTTGGCCGCGAGACCCTGATCCGCTTTGCCCGGGAGTGGGCCGGCACCGCCGAGAGAACCCGGGGGAAATGCACCATCATCGTCGGTTCCGGCGCAAACCACTGGTATCACAGCAACCTCACCTACCGGACCGGAATCACCGCCCTCATCCTCTGCGGCTGCGTCGGGGTGAACGGCGGCGGGCTCAACCACTACACCGGCCAGGAGAAGGTAGCTCCCGAGGCGTCTTGGTCTCTCCTCGCCTTTGCCAAGGATTGGACAAAGGGGGGGCGGTTCCAGAACACCCCGTCGTTCCACTACGTCCACAGCGACCAATGGCGCTATGACGGGGGGGCGGCCGACCCGCGTCCCGATCCGAAAGGGGGACCGGCCGGCCGTCACCCCATGGATCTCCAGGTGGACGCGGTCCGCATGGGATGGCTCCCCTTTTATCCCCAGTTCGACCGCAACCCGCTCGAACTCGTGAAGGAGGCGGAGGCCGCGGGGGCGAAGGGTGACGAAGAGATTATCCGCTGGGTCGTGGAGGAACTGGAGAAGAAACGGCTCCGCTTCGCCGTGGAAGAGCCGGATGCCCCGGAGAACTGGCCCCGGCTCTGGCTCATCTGGCGGGGAAACGCGCTCCTCTCCAGCGCCAAGGGGCACGAATACTTCCTCAGGCACTATCTCGGCACCCATGACAGCAGCATCGCCGACGAGTGCGCCGCCGAGCAGGTGGAGAACGCGGCGTGGCAGGATGCCGCCCCCCGGGGGAAGCTCGATCTCGTCGTGGACATCAATTTCCGGATGGACACCTCGGCCCTCTACTCCGATATCGTCCTCCCCACGGCCACCTGGTACGAGAAGGACGATCTGAATACCACGGATCTCCACTCGTTCATACACCCCCTGTCGGCCGCCGTCCCCCCCTGCTGGGAATCCCGGAGCGACTGGGAGATATTCAAGGCCCTGGCGGAGAAGATCTCGGCACTGGCAAGAATCCACTTCCCTGAGCCGGTTCGGGACATCGTTGCCGCGCCCCTTCTCCACGACACCCCCGGCGAGATCGCCCAGAGCGAGGTGAGGGGGTGGCATCGGGGGGAGTGCGAGGCGGTTCCCGGCACGACCATGCCGCGGCTTGCCGTGGTTGAACGGGATTTTGTTCATCTCTTAGACCGCTTTGTCTCGCTGGGTGAAGAGGTAAAACGGGAGGGGATCGAAGAGCGGGGACTCCGGTGGCCGGTTGCCGATCTCTACGACGAACTGCTGGAGAGTGCTCCGGTCCGCGAGTGGGGGGGGAAGCGGTTTCCCTCCCTTGCGGAGGCGGTCGATGCGGCAAACGCGATACTCCACTTTGCGCCCGAGACCAACGGCGAGGTTGCCTGGCGCGCCTTCCGGTCCCTGGAGGAGAAGACCGGCCTCACCCTCGCCGACCTCGCCTCCGACTACCGGGGGACCAGGTATCGCTTCAGCGACCTGGTCAGCCAGCCGCGCCGCATCCTTACGAGCCCCTGCTGGTCGGGGGTCACCAACAACGGCCGCCCCTACGCCCCCTATTGCCTCAACGTGGAGCGCTTGGTCCCCTGGCGGACCCTGACCGGCCGCCAGCATTTCTATCTGGATCACGGGTGGTATCGCGCCTTCGGCGAACACCTCCCGACCTTCAAGACAAGGATCGACACAGAGGAATCGGGCCACCTGGCGAAGAGCAGGCCGGTCGGCAAGGCTCTCATGCTCAACTGCCTTACCCCCCACGGCAAGTGGCACATGCATACGACCTATTACGACAATCACCGGATGCTCACCCTGTCCCGGGGTATCGAGCCCTTCTGGCTGAACGACCGGGATGCCGAGGAGATCGGGGTGAAGGACAACGAGTGGGTGGAAGTGTACAACGACAATGGGGTCGTGGTGACCCGGGCCGTGGTAAGCGCCCGGATCCCCCGAGGGGTCGGCATCTACTATCACGCGCCGGAGCGGACCATTTCCGTTCCCCTCTCCCCCCTCAGGGGGAACAGGCGCGCCGGCGGGCACAACAGCCTGACCCGAGCCCGGTTGAAGCCGGTGCTGATGGCCGGCGGCTATGGCCAGCTCTCCTACGCCTTCAATGCCTGGGGACCGCCGGGGAGCGACCGGGACACCTACGTGTATGTGCACAAGCTTGAGGGGGCCCTTCGCTATTGA
- a CDS encoding sensor histidine kinase, with amino-acid sequence MPNSIQGRLFLSIVTFTSLLFIAVGVFIYREVNGIVIGAVDRTLHSKVQVITGLLHEEDHTIELELEEVVSGEYSIPRSGHYFKVMMNGKLLAASPSLVNDSFDLGAGAPEPSDEELGEDISTSVGPAGEPIRVLRHNLSAFGMTFTVFVAESLSDSLDMISTFRRFLLLVIPSGIVIASLICLWIARQSLAPLAIFSGRIETITHKNLGERIDAESETRELAGLAGSFNKMLDRLQKVFESEKRLIADASHELKTPVSVIKVQCDVVLQRERTPEEYIDAIQTIRTVSDTISMIVRDLLSLARLDSGVFSQGFAVVSLNACIGRALDMTKPFAEKRHLQVIAALGDDVAILGNGESLTEAFLNILENGVKYNREYGMLEITVVGSGAQAVVSIKDTGVGMEKEDQARIFDRFYRADTARNSDGTGLGLSIAKAIIDAHGGAITLASEPGKGATFTVILPVNHHTVEKGILPGA; translated from the coding sequence ATGCCGAACTCCATACAAGGAAGGCTCTTCCTCTCGATTGTCACGTTTACGTCTCTGTTGTTCATCGCGGTCGGCGTCTTCATCTACCGCGAGGTAAACGGGATCGTTATCGGCGCGGTTGACAGGACCCTTCACTCCAAAGTACAGGTGATTACCGGGCTCCTCCATGAGGAGGACCACACCATTGAACTGGAGTTGGAGGAGGTTGTTTCCGGGGAATATTCCATCCCGCGGTCCGGGCACTACTTCAAGGTGATGATGAACGGGAAGCTCCTCGCCGCATCGCCTTCGCTGGTTAACGACAGCTTCGATCTCGGCGCCGGGGCACCTGAACCTTCTGACGAAGAACTCGGAGAAGATATCTCTACCTCCGTGGGGCCTGCCGGCGAGCCGATTCGGGTGCTTCGGCACAATCTCAGCGCCTTTGGCATGACGTTCACCGTCTTTGTGGCGGAGAGCCTCAGCGACAGCCTCGATATGATCAGCACCTTCAGACGTTTTCTCCTTCTGGTCATCCCTTCGGGGATCGTGATCGCCTCTCTCATCTGCCTGTGGATAGCACGGCAGTCGCTGGCCCCCCTCGCGATATTTTCCGGCAGGATCGAGACCATCACCCACAAAAACCTGGGGGAAAGGATCGATGCCGAATCGGAGACCCGGGAGTTGGCCGGACTGGCCGGCTCATTCAATAAGATGCTCGATCGGTTGCAAAAGGTGTTCGAGAGCGAGAAAAGACTGATCGCGGATGCTTCCCATGAGCTCAAGACCCCGGTTTCGGTGATCAAGGTCCAGTGTGACGTGGTGCTGCAAAGGGAACGGACGCCGGAAGAGTACATTGATGCCATACAGACCATCAGGACGGTCTCCGATACTATCAGTATGATCGTGAGGGACCTTCTCTCCCTCGCCCGCCTTGACTCAGGTGTCTTTTCGCAGGGATTTGCGGTCGTATCCCTTAACGCCTGCATCGGGAGAGCGCTGGACATGACGAAGCCTTTTGCCGAAAAGAGACACCTTCAGGTTATCGCAGCACTGGGAGACGACGTCGCCATCCTGGGAAATGGTGAGAGTCTGACGGAGGCGTTTCTCAACATTCTCGAAAACGGCGTGAAATATAACAGGGAATACGGCATGTTGGAGATCACCGTCGTCGGGAGTGGCGCGCAAGCGGTTGTCTCCATAAAAGACACCGGCGTCGGTATGGAAAAGGAGGATCAGGCACGGATATTCGACCGATTCTACCGGGCCGACACTGCACGAAACTCCGATGGCACCGGGCTCGGCCTCAGTATAGCCAAAGCGATCATCGATGCCCACGGCGGTGCGATCACGCTGGCAAGCGAACCGGGAAAGGGAGCCACCTTTACCGTAATCTTGCCGGTCAATCACCACACGGTCGAAAAGGGAATACTACCGGGGGCCTGA
- a CDS encoding DUF5666 domain-containing protein has protein sequence MKNFIAIVALGLFVALAAGVTFASEHGRHEGKEAGQYESTIYGTVRSLPSGMIGVWNVNGREVNVTKATSIKEKHGKAEVGAYVEVDGHHAGKVFSAGKIEVKRGK, from the coding sequence ATGAAAAACTTCATCGCCATCGTGGCACTGGGGCTGTTCGTGGCGCTGGCGGCAGGAGTTACATTCGCCAGCGAGCATGGAAGGCATGAAGGAAAAGAGGCGGGACAGTATGAAAGCACGATCTACGGAACGGTCAGAAGCCTCCCCAGCGGGATGATCGGCGTCTGGAACGTGAACGGCAGGGAGGTCAACGTAACGAAAGCCACCAGTATCAAGGAAAAGCATGGAAAAGCTGAAGTGGGGGCCTACGTGGAGGTGGATGGGCACCATGCCGGCAAGGTCTTTTCCGCCGGCAAGATCGAGGTAAAAAGGGGAAAGTGA
- a CDS encoding Hsp20/alpha crystallin family protein, with product MGMNGRVLHGEATPPGICPGDPYHGNTGEVAVPVTDNGNWLPAVEFSETEESLMVSVELPDVQAENVAVSVDNELSIRGERVEDEVSSEHPSRSAVSFCRSFPMPAISGGDYVQEALRVVGPITAERGVLRGGKNPLLFPRVFKREFKK from the coding sequence ATGGGAATGAACGGCAGAGTACTCCATGGAGAAGCGACGCCGCCGGGCATTTGTCCGGGTGACCCCTATCACGGCAATACCGGAGAGGTTGCTGTTCCTGTGACCGACAACGGGAACTGGCTCCCGGCGGTGGAGTTTTCGGAGACGGAAGAAAGTCTCATGGTGTCGGTCGAACTTCCCGATGTTCAGGCGGAAAATGTCGCCGTGAGCGTCGACAACGAACTCAGCATCAGGGGGGAACGAGTGGAGGACGAGGTGTCGAGCGAACATCCGTCTCGCTCGGCGGTCTCGTTCTGCCGTTCCTTTCCGATGCCGGCCATATCTGGAGGAGATTACGTCCAAGAGGCGTTGCGCGTAGTCGGACCAATTACTGCGGAGAGAGGAGTTTTACGGGGGGGCAAGAATCCCCTGCTTTTCCCTAGGGTGTTCAAAAGGGAATTCAAAAAATAA